One Myxococcota bacterium DNA segment encodes these proteins:
- a CDS encoding adenosine deaminase, protein MPDTLIDLHIHVGGAVAPHVLFSIAHEQGFKLPVKTYWDFVDLVTAKQDTVKNLDDYLKIMHQWTERIQSSPAAVERSVYEIICKEYRSSKVEQIELRFNPMKRNLGGERDLDHIIHAALRGMDRAVLEYGVKACLLFCLAREFDYEQNEIILEKAIKYAHRGVLGIDLAGPESHNLELSLQDVPRYEKLFQRARDAGLKTTLHTGETKHTGAAGVIAALRYLRPDRIGHGIQAAYSEEALKMLADSGCVLEICPTSNLYTQAVKDLKELGEVLGRFKYWKIPFTINTDGPYLLNTDMAQESLLLLDNNILTPEEVKTCFEISKKASFIV, encoded by the coding sequence CTGCCTGATACCCTCATCGATTTACACATCCATGTCGGGGGCGCGGTCGCGCCTCATGTGCTGTTCAGCATTGCACATGAGCAAGGCTTTAAACTGCCGGTTAAAACTTACTGGGACTTTGTCGATTTGGTGACTGCCAAGCAGGACACGGTCAAAAATCTCGATGATTATCTGAAGATTATGCATCAGTGGACAGAGCGGATTCAAAGCTCACCAGCAGCTGTTGAGCGTTCTGTTTATGAGATTATCTGCAAAGAGTACCGCTCTTCCAAGGTCGAGCAAATTGAGCTGCGTTTTAACCCCATGAAGCGAAATCTAGGCGGTGAGCGGGATTTGGATCATATTATACATGCTGCTTTAAGAGGGATGGACCGGGCCGTCTTAGAATACGGTGTTAAAGCCTGCTTGCTGTTTTGTTTAGCCAGAGAATTTGATTACGAGCAAAACGAGATTATCTTAGAAAAGGCAATTAAGTACGCTCATAGAGGCGTTTTAGGCATCGATCTGGCAGGACCAGAAAGTCACAACTTAGAGTTATCCCTGCAGGATGTGCCTCGCTATGAAAAGTTGTTCCAAAGAGCAAGGGATGCTGGTCTTAAGACAACTTTGCACACCGGCGAAACCAAGCACACCGGGGCCGCGGGTGTGATTGCCGCGTTGCGTTATTTAAGGCCAGACCGTATCGGTCATGGCATTCAAGCTGCGTATAGCGAAGAAGCGTTAAAAATGCTGGCAGACTCAGGTTGTGTCTTAGAGATTTGTCCTACTTCTAATCTTTATACTCAAGCCGTTAAGGACTTGAAGGAGCTGGGAGAAGTGCTGGGCAGGTTTAAATATTGGAAAATCCCATTTACAATCAACACGGATGGGCCATATTTGTTGAACACAGACATGGCACAAGAGAGTTTATTGTTGCTTGATAATAATATTTTAACCCCAGAAGAAGTCAAAACTTGTTTTGAGATCTCGAAAAAGGCGTCTTTCATCGTATGA
- a CDS encoding DoxX family membrane protein: MNNTLCYTLGRIIYAIPFIIFGLNHLMMADSMAMMVPSFMPAAVFWVYLTGVALLLCGLLILANRYVKWACYCLIIFMAVVILSVHVPSILAGANMPMPLISMLKDLGLIGGALILSSYEK; the protein is encoded by the coding sequence ATGAACAACACACTCTGTTACACGCTGGGTCGGATAATCTATGCCATTCCATTTATCATATTTGGCTTAAACCATTTGATGATGGCGGACTCGATGGCTATGATGGTGCCAAGCTTTATGCCGGCCGCTGTTTTTTGGGTTTATTTAACTGGGGTCGCTTTGCTGCTTTGCGGACTGCTTATTTTAGCTAATCGCTATGTGAAGTGGGCTTGCTACTGCTTAATCATCTTTATGGCTGTGGTTATTTTGAGCGTGCATGTTCCAAGCATTCTTGCCGGAGCCAACATGCCGATGCCCCTGATTTCGATGCTAAAAGACCTGGGATTGATTGGCGGGGCTTTAATATTGAGCAGCTACGAGAAATAG
- the sctV gene encoding type III secretion system export apparatus subunit SctV, producing MWGCFYVILRNMGGIVDLLLQGNINELLKRYADVGLALLVILVMTLLIIPIPTFIVDLLICTSISIAMVMLLVSLYIPDALHLSSFPTILLVVTLFRLGLNVATARLILLDADAGSVITAFGEFAVGGNFVVGLVIFLLLMLINMLVITKGSERVAEVAARFTLDAMPGKQMSIDADLRNGSIDLDTARKKRSDLSRESQLFGAMDGAMKFVKGDVIAGIIIFAMNILAGIAVGVLQKGMSVEEAIHTYSILSVGDGLVSIIPALLMSVCAGLVVTRVNSGEENSNLGKEVATQVLAQPKAFAIAGGFIALVGQIPGLPRLPFTIIGMIVGGIAYGLYRSKSPALAGGGANVAEMDAIVGKREQKLEKEKKVALQKAKAQEGQTAKMMPVVTPIALEVASDIIPLVDDSSNFLAELIPMMRDGMFYELGIRYPGIRVRGSDGSGGPSSYSILVNEIPVATGSVDPRQCLVNDTPERLKLLGIDAVTAHNPANGVPCAWISNSKQELAEQAGLTTWDAASYMVLHLSACLRKTAPEFVGIQEVQNMLDQLEQAFPALVKEVVPKAVNLFQLTDILKRLVEEEISVRDLRTILQALAEWGPHETDSVMLTEHVRSSLKRYISFKYTGGQNTLVVYLLDPPLEETINAGIQKSPSGNYLALEPEVTQDILDAIRIEIGNLPATAQQPVILTTQEIRRYLRKLVEIEFPHLAVVSYQELSSDMNIQPVARIALQQR from the coding sequence ATGTGGGGCTGTTTTTATGTTATCTTGCGAAACATGGGTGGAATTGTAGATCTCTTGCTGCAAGGCAATATAAACGAGTTATTGAAGCGTTACGCGGACGTTGGGCTGGCGCTGTTGGTTATTTTGGTGATGACCTTGCTCATCATTCCGATCCCGACTTTTATCGTAGATTTACTTATATGTACCAGCATTTCGATCGCCATGGTGATGTTGCTGGTTTCTCTTTATATCCCTGATGCGCTTCATCTGTCTTCGTTCCCCACCATCTTGCTGGTGGTTACGCTTTTTAGACTTGGTTTAAACGTTGCCACCGCTCGGCTAATTCTATTGGATGCTGATGCAGGGAGCGTGATCACCGCATTCGGTGAGTTCGCGGTGGGCGGTAATTTCGTTGTTGGTCTTGTGATTTTCTTGCTGCTCATGCTGATTAACATGTTGGTTATCACTAAAGGTTCGGAGCGCGTGGCGGAAGTAGCCGCCAGGTTCACTTTGGATGCGATGCCAGGAAAGCAGATGAGCATCGATGCTGATTTACGTAATGGCTCCATTGATTTGGATACCGCTCGTAAAAAGCGAAGTGATTTAAGCCGCGAAAGCCAGCTATTTGGTGCGATGGATGGTGCGATGAAGTTCGTTAAAGGGGACGTCATTGCGGGTATTATCATTTTCGCCATGAATATTTTGGCGGGTATCGCTGTCGGCGTTTTGCAGAAAGGCATGTCTGTTGAAGAAGCCATTCACACCTATTCGATTTTGTCGGTAGGGGACGGCTTGGTGAGTATTATTCCCGCTTTGCTCATGTCAGTGTGCGCTGGTTTGGTGGTAACACGCGTGAACTCAGGTGAGGAAAACAGTAATCTTGGGAAAGAAGTCGCGACGCAGGTCCTGGCCCAGCCCAAAGCGTTTGCCATTGCCGGTGGATTTATTGCATTGGTCGGGCAGATTCCTGGCCTGCCAAGATTACCCTTTACCATTATTGGTATGATCGTTGGTGGTATCGCCTACGGCCTGTACCGCTCTAAAAGTCCAGCATTGGCGGGCGGCGGCGCGAATGTTGCTGAGATGGACGCCATCGTCGGTAAACGTGAGCAAAAGTTAGAAAAAGAAAAGAAAGTCGCGTTGCAAAAAGCGAAGGCGCAGGAAGGTCAAACTGCCAAAATGATGCCGGTGGTTACCCCGATCGCTTTGGAGGTTGCCTCAGATATCATTCCATTGGTTGATGATAGCTCGAACTTCTTGGCTGAGCTTATCCCAATGATGCGTGATGGCATGTTCTATGAGCTTGGCATTCGTTATCCCGGAATCAGGGTGCGTGGCAGCGATGGTTCAGGGGGCCCGAGCAGCTACTCGATTCTTGTTAATGAAATTCCGGTTGCGACCGGCTCGGTTGACCCGCGTCAGTGCTTGGTGAACGATACCCCAGAACGCTTGAAGCTTTTGGGTATTGACGCAGTTACGGCGCATAATCCGGCCAACGGGGTGCCTTGTGCTTGGATATCTAATTCGAAACAGGAACTTGCAGAGCAAGCTGGGCTCACCACTTGGGATGCTGCCAGTTATATGGTCTTGCATCTGTCGGCATGCCTTCGCAAAACGGCTCCTGAGTTTGTAGGCATTCAAGAAGTGCAAAACATGCTGGATCAGCTGGAGCAAGCTTTCCCAGCGCTGGTCAAAGAAGTTGTGCCGAAAGCAGTTAACTTGTTCCAACTGACGGATATTCTAAAGCGCTTGGTCGAAGAGGAAATCTCGGTGCGCGATTTACGCACCATTTTACAAGCCTTGGCAGAGTGGGGCCCGCACGAAACAGATTCTGTGATGTTGACCGAACATGTTCGAAGCTCGTTGAAGCGATATATCAGCTTTAAATATACGGGCGGTCAAAATACATTGGTGGTTTATCTCTTGGACCCGCCGCTGGAAGAGACCATCAACGCCGGTATCCAAAAAAGCCCTTCAGGAAACTATTTGGCTTTGGAGCCAGAAGTGACGCAAGATATTCTAGACGCAATTCGAATTGAAATTGGCAATTTGCCAGCGACTGCTCAGCAACCAGTGATTCTGACCACTCAAGAAATCAGGCGCTACTTGCGGAAACTGGTGGAAATCGAGTTTCCGCATTTGGCAGTGGTGAGCTATCAAGAGCTGAGTTCAGATATGAATATTCAGCCTGTGGCACGAATTGCATTGCAGCAGCGTTGA